A genomic segment from Luteolibacter ambystomatis encodes:
- a CDS encoding RHS repeat-associated core domain-containing protein — MKPGNRKKIVPTMVCAIGLPGLASAASVEKYKYDAAGNVIEKSIGNQTTQFCYDASNQLVSKNQERILYDNAGRMLAVTDASGNKIRQTEYGYADKVIATISNQGEAGFFYNAEGRLVGKCLGGEMSSYAWDGDVLAAEGNSTFANERQSSGGVPILAGIDQIVVSDYLGNTLISGESVFSSTAFGEGLENGRFTGKPFVKELGSYVFLHRNYSATTLRWTSRDPLGFPDGENSYAYVNGDPLSEVDAYGLMTVNPASLGTTPQVPTTGSYAKTVGGTTYHYKISFTGHDATCADGSTPAIVWTTPVITPVAPTTAMTAAEKASVAAYYAQNCHGYTLGVNGWINDGSAGWAVQSIETIIKGEGYKKTTDQNDQAKIVTWGTVTHSAKVSSYNAGKVKEITHKDNDVTTGPVGPIPVGGTNYGAVKEYWEK; from the coding sequence ATGAAGCCTGGAAACAGAAAAAAAATCGTGCCGACCATGGTTTGCGCTATCGGCCTACCCGGTCTTGCATCCGCCGCATCGGTTGAAAAATACAAGTATGACGCCGCAGGCAACGTGATCGAAAAATCGATTGGCAACCAAACCACTCAATTTTGCTACGATGCGTCCAACCAACTTGTGTCCAAGAATCAAGAACGGATTCTCTATGACAACGCCGGTCGCATGCTCGCAGTCACCGACGCTTCCGGCAATAAGATCAGGCAAACGGAGTATGGTTACGCAGACAAGGTGATTGCGACAATTTCCAATCAGGGAGAAGCTGGGTTTTTCTACAACGCGGAAGGTCGGCTGGTAGGAAAGTGCCTGGGAGGAGAAATGTCTTCTTATGCTTGGGATGGAGATGTTCTTGCCGCTGAAGGCAACTCAACGTTTGCAAATGAACGGCAAAGTTCGGGCGGGGTTCCTATTCTAGCGGGGATCGATCAAATCGTTGTCTCTGATTACCTCGGAAATACTTTGATTAGTGGTGAAAGTGTATTTTCAAGCACCGCCTTCGGAGAGGGTTTGGAAAATGGAAGATTTACAGGAAAACCCTTCGTCAAGGAATTGGGAAGTTATGTATTTCTTCATCGAAATTACTCGGCAACAACATTGAGATGGACGTCCAGAGATCCATTGGGTTTTCCAGATGGGGAAAATTCCTATGCATACGTAAATGGAGATCCATTGTCGGAAGTGGATGCATATGGCCTCATGACCGTGAATCCCGCGTCACTGGGAACGACGCCACAGGTCCCCACCACAGGCTCTTATGCCAAAACTGTTGGCGGAACCACATATCATTATAAGATTTCATTTACCGGCCACGACGCAACATGCGCCGATGGTAGCACACCAGCCATCGTCTGGACTACGCCTGTCATTACTCCCGTTGCCCCGACGACCGCAATGACAGCGGCTGAGAAGGCCAGTGTCGCAGCGTATTACGCGCAGAATTGTCACGGATACACACTGGGAGTCAACGGTTGGATTAACGATGGTAGCGCAGGTTGGGCCGTCCAAAGCATTGAGACCATCATCAAGGGAGAGGGATACAAAAAAACAACCGATCAAAACGATCAGGCAAAAATCGTTACATGGGGAACCGTTACTCACTCCGCAAAGGTATCCTCCTACAATGCCGGAAAAGTAAAGGAAATCACCCATAAGGATAACGACGTCACCACTGGCCCTGTCGGCCCGATCCCTGTAGGAGGCACAAATTATGGCGCTGTGAAAGAGTATTGGGAGAAGTGA